One window of Gilliamella sp. B3022 genomic DNA carries:
- the proP gene encoding glycine betaine/L-proline transporter ProP — translation MKKTIKPKNHPLNINDITIIDDSKLKKAIIAAALGNAMEWFDFGVYGFLAYVLGQVFFPNASPNVQVVAALATFSVPFLVRPLGGLVFGILGDKFGRQKVLSITIIIMSLSTFCIGLIPSYASIGITAPILLLLAKLAQGFSIGGEYSGAAIFVAEYSPDRKRGFMGSWLDFGSIAGFLVGAGLVVLLSTLLSDANFQYWGWRIPFLFALPLGLIGLYLRHALEETPAFVQHTDSMDKNEQTHVANPPKMTFKKIITQYWKSLFVCVGLVIVTNVTYYMLLTYMPSYLSHNLNYHTDHGVLIIIAIMIGMLFVQPMIGLISDKIGRRPFIIGGSLGLLLLSYPAFVMINSDVIGLIFLGLLILAVLLNCFTGVMASILPAIFPTNIRYSALAISFNVSVLIAGATPTVAAWLVEETNNLYMPAYYLMIVALIGLLTGIKMRETANQPLRGATPAASDRSEAKEILSNHFDSIEQKVEDIDEQIENLQEQRQDLVDQHPKLD, via the coding sequence ATGAAGAAAACTATAAAACCGAAAAATCACCCATTGAACATAAATGACATAACTATTATTGATGACAGCAAATTAAAAAAAGCCATCATTGCAGCAGCACTTGGTAACGCAATGGAATGGTTTGATTTTGGTGTTTATGGCTTTTTAGCTTATGTATTAGGACAAGTTTTTTTTCCTAATGCTTCACCAAATGTACAAGTGGTTGCTGCATTAGCAACTTTCTCGGTGCCTTTTTTAGTTCGACCATTGGGGGGATTAGTATTTGGCATATTAGGCGATAAATTTGGTCGCCAAAAAGTACTTTCTATCACCATCATTATCATGTCATTAAGTACATTTTGTATTGGGTTGATTCCTTCCTATGCATCAATTGGTATTACCGCACCAATATTATTATTGTTAGCTAAATTAGCACAAGGCTTTTCGATTGGCGGTGAATATTCTGGTGCAGCCATTTTTGTGGCTGAGTACTCGCCAGACCGTAAACGAGGATTTATGGGCAGTTGGCTGGATTTTGGCTCTATTGCAGGGTTTCTAGTGGGCGCTGGCTTAGTAGTGCTATTATCAACTCTCCTCAGTGATGCTAACTTCCAATACTGGGGATGGCGGATCCCATTTTTATTTGCTCTGCCATTAGGGCTAATTGGTCTATATTTACGCCATGCATTAGAAGAAACGCCAGCATTTGTACAACATACTGATTCAATGGATAAAAACGAACAAACCCATGTCGCAAATCCACCTAAAATGACTTTCAAAAAAATCATTACTCAGTATTGGAAAAGTTTATTTGTTTGTGTTGGATTAGTTATTGTGACTAATGTCACCTATTACATGCTTCTAACCTATATGCCAAGTTACTTATCACACAATTTAAATTATCATACTGATCATGGAGTATTAATAATTATTGCTATTATGATTGGCATGTTATTTGTACAACCAATGATAGGGTTAATTAGTGATAAAATAGGACGTAGACCCTTTATAATAGGAGGAAGTCTTGGATTACTTCTTCTTTCCTATCCTGCCTTTGTAATGATTAACAGTGATGTGATTGGCCTTATTTTTTTAGGATTATTGATATTGGCGGTTTTGCTAAACTGTTTTACAGGAGTAATGGCATCAATTTTACCAGCCATCTTTCCAACCAATATCCGTTACAGTGCCTTGGCTATCTCATTTAATGTTTCAGTGTTGATTGCTGGCGCAACACCAACTGTTGCCGCTTGGTTAGTGGAAGAGACAAATAACCTCTACATGCCCGCTTATTACTTAATGATTGTTGCATTAATAGGATTGCTTACTGGTATAAAAATGAGAGAAACCGCCAATCAACCACTACGAGGTGCAACGCCTGCGGCATCAGATCGTTCTGAAGCAAAAGAGATCTTATCGAATCACTTTGATTCCATCGAGCAAAAAGTGGAAGATATCGATGAACAAATCGAAAATCTGCAGGAACAGCGGCAAGATTTAGTCGATCAACATCCAAAATTAGATTGA